The following coding sequences lie in one Arachis hypogaea cultivar Tifrunner chromosome 4, arahy.Tifrunner.gnm2.J5K5, whole genome shotgun sequence genomic window:
- the LOC112796387 gene encoding uncharacterized protein, which yields MADPANDFAHFGISVMEKDKLVGEVVRFMLFKTHQNSGCPVKREELTQLVTKTYHQRNLPAYVINEAKNKLSSIFGYEMRELQRILPSSKSNARFSQSNVADSKSYILVSQLEPQVYEKYVVDVNAAHLSGFTFVIISIVYLAGGKITEEVLWSQMRRMGLSEDEGKHPVLGNIKQTLELLVLQRYLQKDKVNGPEGTTIYYELAERALDEPINKKIKEYVAQIVKKDNIS from the exons ATGGCAGATCCCGCCAATGACTTCGCTCATTTCGGCATTTCCGTCATG GAAAAGGACAAGCTTGTAGGAGAAGTAGTGCGGTTCATGCTTTTCAAAACTCATCAGAACTCTGGTTGCCCTGTTAAGAGGGAAGAACTCACTCAACTCGTGACCAAGACCTACCATCAGCGTAACCTTCCAGCTTACGTCATCAATGAGGCCAAAAACAAGCTTTCTTCTATCTTTGGCTATGAAATGAGGGAGCTTCAGAGAATCCTCCCTTCCTCCAAGTCCAATGCACGcttctcccaatcaa ATGTTGCGGATTCAAAATCATATATTCTTGTTAGTCAACTGGAGCCTCAagtatatgaaaaatatgttGTAGATGTGAATGCTGCACATCTTTCTGGTTTCACTTTTGTCATAATTAGTATTGTTTATCTTGCTGGTGGAAAAATTACAGAAG AAGTTTTATGGAGCCAAATGAGAAGGATGGGTTTGAGTGAAGACGAAGGAAAACATCCTGTACTGGGAAACATTAAGCAAACACTGGAACTGCTTGTTCTGCAAAG GTATTTACAGAAGGACAAAGTGAATGGTCCTGAAGGCACTACTATTTATTACGAGCTTGCTGAGAGAGCTTTGGATGAACCAATTAACAAGAAGATCAAGGAATATGTAGCTCAG